The sequence AAATCTAGCTAAAAGAGATTTGAGAAGCAGCGATCCTTACGTGATCATCAGACTGGGGAAGCAGGTTTTTGATCTTTCTAATCCCCCCTTCTTtatattatgttatattttatttatttattatacgAATTTATATATGGAGTTTTTGTGCGAAGAAATTTGGTTGTAATCAATGGTTTTTTGCAATTTGTGTCAAGTTTCTTGATAGAATCTTGGAAACTATTTCTTGGACCATAGCATGAataccttttttttaaaaaaaaaaaaaattcagtttgTCAAACTAAATGATACAAGtgtaacataatatattttgaattttttgttaACTTATTATCAACGTATTTGTGTAAATTCGAGAAGCTAGCTTCACTCTGTCCAAGGAGTCATTTCAgttggcttttttttttttttttttttgggatcaTGTTTGGGATTTATGACGAGGCCAACTCATTTTATGTACTTTAAAAAAGGGTGCAGCACTTAGAAATTTTTGTGGCACAAATTAACTTGACTTTGTAGAGCTCATTGGATAATTTCTTACTTTAGCGAGATtcgggatttttttttttacttttcttGAATAATGGAGCTATGCAACTTTACGTGAATTTAtggttaaatgatttttttggtCGATTAACTTGatcatttttattgtttttgtctattattaaattttcaaGCGAGATtcgggattttttttttaacttttcttGAATAATGGAGCTATGCAACTTTACGTGAATTTAtggttaaatgatttttttggtCGATTAACTTGatcatttttattgtttttgtctattattaaattttcaaaatttaatttttgtgcagtaatttttaattttcggttAATATTTTGGTTCAATTGCTGACGTGATGACAACTTGACATATCAGCATTTTTCGATGTTACGTCAGTATTTTCTGACGTCACGACAACATTTTTTCGTGTCACATCATCATTTCAACCAAAGTAACGAAAAATTAAAAGTAAGTATACcaaaattaaactttaaaaagttaatagaccaaaactaaaaaaatgacaagttaatggaaaaaaaaaactattttctcCGACtattttttgttatatatatttcattttataataaaatgtatGCAATAAATgaaatgtatataaatataaaccTAAATAGCATAAGTTTTTGAGATGATCAGCAAATTTTTGAATGATAACTCAATAAAGTATATCTACTATTGGATCAGAAAGTGAAGACTCGTGTGGTTAAAAGGAATGTCAATCCAGAATGGAACGAAGAGCTGACACTATCCATTGCCGATGTTCCAAATATTCCAAGAATCATATTGGTAAATTATTGTTCTTATGTTAATTCTCGACACTTTTGAACTTGAATCCAATccttatatatttaattttgttgCAGCGAGTTTACGATAAAGATACGTTCACCCCGGACGACAAAATGGGGGACGCCGAATTCGACATTAGGCCGTTTCTTGATGAAGTCATTAAAATGCATCCAGAGAATGTTACAGAGGGAACCGCGATCGTGACCATGCACCCAAGCAGAGAGAACTGCTTAGCTGAAGAGAGCTATATTGTGTGGGAAGATGGACAAGTGGTTCAACACATGTTTCTGAGGCTTAGGAACGTCGAGTGCGGTGAAGTCGAGCTCAAGCTGCACTGGATCGACGGTTCTGGTTCTAGCAATACGTTGTGATCATCTGGAAACTTGAGTTTGCGTATGCGTGTATGCTCGACGACAAACTTGTGGTTTGGGATCAAGTTGGTGTTGTAAGGGAAGCTTTCAGTTCTTGCTAAATGGTTTACATGTGTATATGGGGCTTGAGATTGGTATAATAAGTTGTGTAAGAATCTTATGTGTGTATTCAAAGCGGTTGCTAGGGGATGTAAatgattattgtttttttttccgtCAAAatgattattgtttttttaatgcTTAAAATCTATAGTAGATAGGGATGTAAATCAACAAAATCGAGTCGAACAGTCTCGGGTTCGAGCTCTCgtttttatatatacataaaggTTCGAGCTTGGTTCGAGATTTAGTCATGAGGCTCGAGCTCAGAtcgtttaatatatatataaatgatcgAGCTCAGTTCATAATTAATAGCTCGTTTATCATATTTAATGAGCTTGGTTCGAGTATGACTCATTAAGCGAGCTCGAAAACTCATTAAGTGGGCTTGTTAAAAGAGCTCGTTTTCAAGCTCGTCAAGGATACAGTCGAGATcgagtttgatttttatttgagctCGTTAAAGATATAATTGAGTTTGAACATACGATAGAATCatctttatatataaattatttctAAACTCAGACATAAAAGAGTAAATTCTTTCATAAATAACTAAAACGACAAACCTACTAActaaaaaaacataaactaaaaacATCATTGAACATCTCAAAATACTATATCCAACTTCTAAATACCAAATAAAAATAGCACACCATAAAAtccattttaaataatatttcacaACACAATTAGGAGCGAGCTTGCAAGCAATCTAAACAAGTCAAGCTCGTGACCTATTAACGAACATGTTCGATGAGCGCACGAGCCGAATATACAAGCTCAAGCTCAGCTCATTATAATTGTCGAGCTCTAAATCAAGATTGAAATTGACTCAATAAGATTAAAGAACGAACTCAAACGAGCTTTTTTCTGATTAAACTCCAAACAGCTTTCGAACAGTTTGGTTTGTATATATCCCTAATAGCATGTCATTGTTCCAATGAATAAATTTAGATTTACAATGTATTTTTAGCTAGAGATAATAAATATCACAAGTTTTACATATTTAACATTATCTACAaacatgcattattttgtgcCAATCTCTATTCCTTTATATACGTACACACCCACACACACAAATGTAGATAGTCAGATAGGTGGTGATACAAATGGACTTGACTCGACTTATTTTAGGCCCCTAATCAGTTGtgtataaaatttcaaaattccgATATTTAAGGTATAATAATAGTTACATTGTTGCATGCTAAAACGGCGAACATGGATAGCCAAACATGGATTTACTCATCCCGAGCCCCAAGGATCGCCATATGCTCCAAGGACCCTATACATTATAAGCTAATTGAACGTACACAATCTTTCAACGCTCTCAATCTCCTTACAAGGAAAAAAAATACTTCTCCAAATTCTCCTATTAAAAATCACCAACAATGGGTGATGATCCACAAGACATAGCGGATCGAGAGCGTATTTTCAAGCGATTCGATGAGAATGGCGATGGAAAAATCTCTGCCGCGGAGTTGGGAGAGGCCCTCAAGACATTAGGCTCGGCTACGGCAGAGGAAGTTAAGCATATGATGGACGAAATCGACGCCGACGGAGACGGGTTTATTTCGTTCCAGGAGTTTACTGAATTTGCTAGGGCTAATAGGGGCCTAGTGAGGGATGTTGCCAAGATTTTCTAATCttatatttgaagttttatggcttatttttgtattttttttaattgttcgTGGGATTGAGAGTTATATTCATGCATGgtctattgttttgttgtatgtttaAGGCACCTAAATGGAAAAGGGGTGTTGTGTTTTCgggtgtaattaattaatttgtatcGTTAAGGAATGTTTAGTATCATATGTTGTAACTtgttgaccggctaaatcggtgtgatataaatctactggcaagcataccaggtcaagtaatagtaaagcgaaaagagagtccaagtatcgatcccacagggactgttgtcaattctcaagaattaattattttacttaatctagacaaaataataaaaagcaatttgatttaaataaaataagaatataaaataaaaactgcttaagaaataataataaaaataactaaagataaaattaattaaaacaaagacaatcAAGACACACGTAGATACCGagcaaatcatgtaacatgtagtcgattcaggactcagacttaatcttaaatcacgggaattctcttatcttgtttaaaagtttatttctagaacaatcaaacctactcaaatattgatggattaatctttcgtaattctaatcaaatttgaatgcattaaatatttgtgaaaattcagtttacacccaaaccgaacactgaaaccgaattctatttctagtcgattttacaatatgttgattatcaaagtgatcaaaatcaatacttCCTCTGTCgtcttggaatcgattaacatgcaagcaaacagttgatcagactattcacaagacaaatataaatctgacaatcaataaaataaaatcaagtctgaaaaatcccaaacaaacatccaagttttctacatgaatttgttcggcccaatcacgccgtcttggttgaaaataaactactcaataattgaaaacaataattaaacaaaaattaagaaaaaaaaaacaaaataaagaaaagaaatcttctctcccaagtttgaagccgcctcctctgtgttgtgcggttctggaacttcggaaccctaaaaaatatgtcatatcttctatttatatggtccggaacttgtaccaattaatttccttcacaaaataggaattttcggggtgaatggagtacggagatgtgtgagcctctgctaaaatctcagctctcaactgatcgacgttcggtacccacatcctaccacagtactgaacgataccattcaccactgtatacaagaggttacccctagcctcatctctctgtctccatcgctgcaactcctcatcagcagactgtccatccctaatccgatctcgtagaactggctgcaccgtcaacaccaacaagctcggtgcatgaccactcggataacactccaagtcaaatctctgaatctcgctctgtagaggtaactgtacggtcaaacatgataccactgacgacttccgactcaaagcatcggccactacattagctttacccggatggtagctaatgtcacagtcatagtccttcaccaactccaaccatctgtgctgtctcatgttcaactccttctgtgtgaagaagtacttgagactcttgtggtctgtgaaaatcttgcacttttcgccatacagatagtgcctccagattttcaaagcgaaaaccactgctgctaactccaagtcatgcgtcgggtaattttgctcatgaaccttcagctgcctcgacgcatacgcaataaccttaccacactgcataagcactgcgcctaaacctagtttagacgcgtcggtgtacaccactaactcctcgtgtggtactgtcatcgctaacactggtgcagtagtgagtgcttccttcagctgatcgaagctcctctgacagtctgaactccagataaacttcgcattcttcttggtcaaggaagtcaagggtactgcaatagaggaaaaacccttgatgaacttcctataatatcctgtcaaacccaagaaactacgaatcttcgaagcattcttcgggataccccaattctgcactgcctcaaccttcgactgatcaactgcaatcccatctctcaaaataatgtggccaagaaattccacctgctcaagccaaaactcgcacttgctgaacttggcatacaaccgatgctccctcaaagtctgcaaggctgtctgaagatgctgtctatgctcctcgatgctcctagaatagatcaaaatatcatcaatgaagactatgatgaactgatctagatacggctaaaagactcggttcatgagatccatgaaaaccgctggagcattggtcatcccaaatggaatcactaagaactcgtaatgcccatatcgtgtcctgaaagcagtcttagacacatctgcatctctaacacgcaactgatgataaccagatcgcaggtcgatcttggagaacactgaaactccctgcaactggtcaaataaatcctctatcctcggcagtggatacttgttcttcactgtgaccctgttgagctctcggtaatcgatgcacagtctcatgctgccatctttcttcttcacaaataacaccggagcttcccacggagaaaagctaggacgaacaaagtctttctctaacaactcctgaatctgctccttcaactctttcatctcggtaggagcaagtctgtatggtgccttagagataggcacggtgtctggcactaagtcgatgctgaactccacatctctcactggtggaattcctgcaacatcctccggaaagacatccggaaaatcacgaaccacctctatctctgataacgatctgctagatggcgctgaagtcgtgacgatactcgctagaaacccctggcaaccccgtctcaacagcttcctcgcctgaataagagatatcacctaaggaatatcactgctctgagatgcatgaaaagtgaacgggtcgcctactgtaggtctcactgacactgatctccgacgaaaatcaatcgaagctccattgactgtcaaccagtccatacccaaaatcaaatcgaatccactcaatggcaaaaccaccacatctgcttgaatggagtgtccctgcagctccaactccagtcctcgaataaccttcgaggtagaaataatctgccctgacggcatagtaacatcatacccactgccaataatctcaggtgtgatgcctacccgcctgataaactccagggagataaacgaatgcgtagctcctgaatctagcaacgcaaacgtggagttgcctccaactagaattctccctgcacgcagaaaattcccaacaatttcataccactactaaattttccccaacgagtcactactagttcttaattctaatcacaagtaaaacatgcttcctattctaacatgcagttgaataacccaaataacaacaattccaaaataaagacgaaattttaaccaaaggaaaattattaaaatgctaggggtaagatataccggtgatcaaggaggtgtctggatctacctcctcggcctgcatcacaaacactctaccagcggtgtttttcttcctcgggcagttagctatctgatgccctggctccctacagtggtagcaaactcctgctcccaatagacaaggtcccgaatgcatcttctgacacttcgggcaagtaggataacctatggcattaggggccccgcccctctgttgctgtggcctctgctgcggattcgggcccttagccggccctgtaaactACTTCtttgcaggaggctgcgaagatggtcgctgatacccagcctgaaactgcctcttcccctgctgctccatctggatctctctccgaccctcctcggaacgcaaggctctactgactgcagactcataagtaaggacgtctgccatgcaaacatcatgcttgatatccgccctcaaaccctccacaaactgcctcaacttctctggtggactatctgaaatcagaggcacaaaacgacagcccctctcgaactgactCACGTACTcgaccactgtcttgtccccctgacggagactcataaactcccggatcatgcgattgcgcacatcctctgtgaagtacttggcgtagaagatatgcctaaactctgtccatgtcagtgtaggaaggtgaactcccctggcagcaccctcccaccaaagcgctgcgtcacccctcagcatgtacgtcgcacagttcaccctgtcggtgtctgtgatccccatataagcaaagatggactccagagagcgaatccatccctcagccaccaaaggatcggtggtaccaacaaacttcttgggtcccttcttctggaacctctcagcaacgtcctcctcatgggacaacctagggcgagtagcctgctgctctaacagagcagtaatccctgccatcatattcgcattggcctgctccaatgctgctagagggttctgcggaggtggaggtggaggtgtaggtggagatcccccacgtctgttcatcggtctgggaggcattctgcaccatcacatatttctttacgtaaatcgccatgcataactaagttgtttaaaagtaatactaacttaaatccaaAGAactaaatcatgctataaacacttaaaacttacagaccgatagcGTGGATttttgagctcgcatagcagtaatgacccctccaaggaccgtgctctgataccaactgaaacgaccctaactctataattaataaata comes from Henckelia pumila isolate YLH828 chromosome 4, ASM3356847v2, whole genome shotgun sequence and encodes:
- the LOC140866512 gene encoding polcalcin Nic t 1-like, whose product is MGDDPQDIADRERIFKRFDENGDGKISAAELGEALKTLGSATAEEVKHMMDEIDADGDGFISFQEFTEFARANRGLVRDVAKIF
- the LOC140864727 gene encoding protein C2-DOMAIN ABA-RELATED 5-like is translated as MENMLGLLRIRVIRGINLAKRDLRSSDPYVIIRLGKQKVKTRVVKRNVNPEWNEELTLSIADVPNIPRIILRVYDKDTFTPDDKMGDAEFDIRPFLDEVIKMHPENVTEGTAIVTMHPSRENCLAEESYIVWEDGQVVQHMFLRLRNVECGEVELKLHWIDGSGSSNTL